TTGTAATCTAAATTAGCTGTGATTGAGGCAGTCTGTAGGTAATGTTCGGTTTTTCCCACAAAGGCAGGGGTGAAAGTTGTAATAATATAGAGTATAGCTCTATGAGGAAGCTGGAAGAGCTTGCATGGATATGACTTTCATTTACTAAATTAAGTTTAAATTAAGTCACAGATTATCAATATTCATATATCTTCAGCTTCCTAAAACCACATTCTcagtgccccccaccccccaccccattacGGACCTTTGGCCTATGTGATGTAATGGGGGAGGGGTGAGAGGCTGATATCTGCATCACTTAAGATAGTAATTTATGCTCTTATGAGgtcatcctttttttccttctttttttttgaaagcaGGTTTAAAGCTGTTaagtttataatattttccattgaAAATACGTTACTAAATGTATATTCTTCCATGATGAGGTTACTAATTTGCAGTATTTTACATTCATAATATCCTTTTGCATTTTGACAATTTGGTAATGCAATTCTCAACAAGGTATGTAGACTGCTTGTAAACGATTGAGTCAAACCTGGGGAAATGTACTATGTGACTATTGGGGGGGGGAGTGATTTTTATTTCCAGGTATAAAATGTGTATGACTCGTATTCTTTATGCTTTAGATAAAAATTGAATGTCCTCTAAATGATATTTAGTGTTCTGCAAAGCACCATTGTCACATTTTTCACCACTGATTGTGGAATCACTGATTGTTGCTGATCTATTATATGGCCTGACATTTCGTCCAATGCTCAGTCTTAACTATAGATTCATATTTTAAACTACTTCTTGCAGGTATTTGGTAATGAGGAGAAACTggaatgtttttttcccccaaaattaaaaaagcagTTTCCTCTTTTTAATCAAGGTGGGggatggtttttgtttgtttgttttagtacTTGTACTTGGAAAAGAATGTaaagtcaaatagaaaaataCTATTTCATCCAAAATCTCAGTTACTTAGTCTTGGAATAATTTTCCAACCTCAGTATACTTGACCCACTTGTTCAATGATACCAATATGGAGTATAACTATTTTAACAAGGTACTTGGATTTTATTATAATGTTTCATCTGTAGCCtaatgtgtgtatattatatatattttaaaatttatcaagCCTTCTCTATCAGGATATTACAAAGGGGCTAAATGAAACATTTTGACatttactaaaattttaaaacatctttGTTATAGAATGGAGTaataattttagagatgagcaaaCAGGATgacttgctgttttttttttttaatgtgaatagCTATTAAAGCAATGAGAGCTCTATATTATGGGAAGCaagttttgctttaaaaaaaaggggggatctttagggggcagctgggtagctaagtggattgggagccaggcctagagactggaggtcctagggtcaaatctggcctcagacacttcccagctgtgtgaccctgggcaagtcacttgaatcccacctttccccctccccatcagCTCCAAAGCAATGAGGGCTAGGCATGGGGGTtatataacttgcccagggtcacatagctaggaaaagtccaaggccagatttgaaccccaagacTCCCTGTCTCATTGAGTCACTTAGTTGTTTCATagattctcttttaaaaactgttactttccaggatttaaaaaaaaaaaaatctttgttaaataatctaatttcattctctttaatttgtttttttttaaaaatgagatagttgGACTGGATTCTTACCAAAATTGTCCAATCCTAATTGGACATTCCAATTAGGACAATCCCCTTAATTGTAGGGATTCCTTCATAGAAAATACTTCTTTGTTATATATGCTTTATAATCTGTATGTAAACTCAACCCCCCTTAACTTTGTTTCATAGATGTTTCTACCTTTTGACAGTTGACATAACTAGAACTTTATACTGCTATCTCTAGTTTTCCACACCCCCAAAGCTATGGAACTTTGGGTAAGCTATTTAAACTCTGGAGCctgattttttatctttaaaaattgggGGGTGCTACCTTTCTCTACCCTAATCTAGGTCCATACTACTATTTAGGACCCCTATCTCTAATTGTCATGTTAATAATGTGAAGCTGATTTATTTCTGTAGCCATTCTGTTGAACATTTGGGTTGCCAGATTTTATTTCATGTGGTGTGCCTAGAATCAAAGGTTCTATATCCCTGGTATAGAAAGTTTTTTTTGAATTGAGCTTTATTGTGActcaaatcattttttaaaatttattgtttaTCTCAGTTCTAGGCTATCATACTTTTTGCAAATAAGGAGGGCACCTCTGCAGCACCACAGGCTATTAAGTACATTGTTGGTTGGGGAAGGTATTTCTGTTGCCTTCTAATGCAGTCAGTTCTTTTTCTGTTACACTACTTCATTTGATCAGCTTATCCTATGACACTATAAAAGCTGCCTTCCTgagtttttaaactttatataAGATACAGGGAAGGTATCAATCCTTGAATATGGGTAAACTTCCAAGTCTTACTCAGTAGACAATCTCTTTACTTGATAATTCAATGACTGATTACCCTGTCATTGGCTTCTTATCAGTTGCCTTTTGCCTAGGCTTCTTCATCAGAGGATGGACCAGTGAAAGGAAACTTAAGacaattttgaaaattttcagCAAGTTTGGTAAGATTTGAAGGGGAGGAAGTTGAAACTATTGGGTAAAatgaaattttctattatttggtttatatttctttgtaataATGGTACTTGGGTATACTTGATAATTTGGAGTTGGCcacaaaaaggaataaattctTAAGGATCTTTAAAGGTAGAGTATACAACAATCTTAATTGTTCCTTCTAAAATGAAAGTACTATATTTCAagtgtaaaagaaataaaatgaagactaAGAAAAATTAGCTTGTTTTTTACTATTCAGGGCAAATAGCCTGTAATATAACTTGTAAAAATTGGAATAACTGAATAAATTGAGTAGTTCAACTATACAGATTGAATgaagcaagatttaaaaattatagtGAGACAGCTGACTCCTAGATACAAAGAGGACACAAATAATTTTCTTAACTGCCATTTATGCAAAGTCTGGTAAAAGGCAAGtcaaattatttgttttcttattcacAAGGTAAGAACCTGATATGTAGTATATATTCCATATTAACTATTGCTCATCCACTTGAATTACTGTGGCACTTGGAAATAATTAGAAGTgttttattagtattatttttttcaagcCCTTAGCTTCTGTCATTAGCTTCCTTTACCTGGCTTACCCCATTCTTAGACATGGCATACCCAATGCCATTTTATAAAATaagcccttattttctgtcttagaatcaatattgttattgtctccaagacagaagagtagtaaggaataGGCattggggggtcaagtgacttgctcagggtcacacagctgggtaagaaggtctgagttcagatttgaaccaaggacatcccatctctaggcctggctctcaaaccattgaactacccagctaccccccccccccccccccaaaatgtttTATAGTGACAtgagaaagacaaaatataattttgtgtGCCGTCTGGAGCACAACTCCCAAATAGCTCATTTTGCTTGATCATTATGTCTGTTGGACACTTTCAAGAATCTTTAGGGGAaacttaacttttaaaaaattccttttaaactCAGTCCACAGTAATTTTCTTGCCAGTACAAAAATGTCTCACTTAAAGAAAATGTGGCATACGTAACTTTAAGCTTAAGGCAAAACATAATTTATAAAACTTAGAAGGGAtgtatcttgctttttaaaaaatgacttttaaaaataattggctGTGTCTTTGGCTCCTCAAAGAGTCTTCTCTGGACCACCATTTTTTAGATCTATAGGAAAGTAATGTAGAGTCTAAGCAGAACTGACTGTTCCAGGTTTGTTCATTGGCTGGATGCCACTGAAAATTATATGTATGTTGACCTATTTGGAGAGTCGCAGACATGGGATCTTTGAATGGAGGTAAAGAATTCTGTAGGTGTTGGGAAAATTTGAGGTGAGCCTTACTTGTGAGTGAGGGAATTTTGCCACAGTGACTTTATTTAGTGCTTCACAAATACATAATTGTATATATGTCCATCATAACAAGATTTTCTGAGTAGTTTTCTTCTCAAGACACTTTGGAATTGTTGGTGTTCATAGTTAGATTTAGGTTGGGTCTGGGCCACTTAACATGCTTGTTCAGAACTTGATtttcaattctggtttttaaagtgCTCCAGAGCCTTCAAACTCATGAAACTTAAGAGCTATTTAATTTCAAGCACATTTACTCATATCTAAAGGATAATATTGTTACTTGAAATACAACTGTGATAGGATATTACCTATAAATAGTTTGGAATTGGTAAGTAGGTTAGAACATAAtacatcattttaaaatgtttttaaaacagtagtCAATAAGTAACATCTAAATATTTCATTGCCTTTTTAAAACATTCAAGATGTCAATTTGTACATATCTTGGATAAAGAACAATAATGGCTTGCAGACAATGTGGGTCTTGAGTATTTTCATAAGATTACACAGGATACATATGGCatgcttttaaaaagtaatgtaaaaagaaattaggaagaaggaATTTGGAATCTATTGAGAAAGGCAATTGTGATTATAAATACACACTTTTCGCTATAGTGATACAATATGAATAGGATATCTGAACAggaattttaaattcttaaatctAGAATCCTGGCTTGATTTGGGGGGTAAAGTATCATGGACTTGGTTTTTTCCTTGAAAGATACACAGGGttcataattttcaaaattaaacttATAAGAATAAGCCTGACTTAAGTAGTTGATAGAGCCAAGTAGCCTTGAGAGCTAGGATGTGACGacccgacccccccccccccccaagctagCTTTGAAAAACCTTTCAGTGCCTCAGATAACCTTTCTCACTGATTATTGGGAGGAGTTCAGAGGTGGCATCCTCTTACCAGAATTTTCTACCCTGAAATCATAGTTTTAAAAGTTTGTCCAGAAGATACTTGAAATTCTTTTTAAGAATTGCtcatatagggggcagctgggtggctcagtggattgagagtcagactcagagacaggaggtcctgggttcaagtgtggcctcatacccttcctagctgtgtgaccctgggcaagttgcttaactaacccccattgcctagcccttgccactcttctgccttagaaccaatacccagtattgattctaagatggaaggtgagggttaaaaaaaaaattgcttgtatattttgtttttactttaatttCTGGAATATGTCCCCCTGCCTGGCAAGTTCAcccatgtaataatttttaaaagtgaaaaattgatttaaaaatagttCAGTAAAACCAGGCACCCCACCAAGTTTGAGTATTGTTGGGAACTCTGGTTGAGTAGCTAACCCTATTACAAGGTGGTAGATGGAAAGACTTCAGGTTCAGTTCTGGCAAATGCACAAGTACTGGACCTTTACAAACTGGGAACACAGATAATAAAGAGCTCATTAGCCACCTGCTATTGTGTCCCTTTGCACTTTATGCCttgtgttgcttttttttttagccccCCCCAGTGGTAAAGGTTTAGTGAAAAATCTTATCTCCAACAAAAGTATCTCTAAATATAAAACCATGCAAgtcaatgaaaaacaaaagctAAATTCTAATCATATTTTGTTGTATAGGAGAAACTCCACTTAGTATACAGTATCTGAAaagtagcagctctttttttggatAATCATATAATTCCTGGTAGTGTGCCTTCCTATTATATGCagattttaaatttgccttcttGACAGCAACATTTATGTAAGTATAAGAGTATTTTCTATGGCATAGTAGTTATCCCTGCCTATATTTATCTTAGCTAGAACTGTTTGGTAGAGCTTCAAAGAAAATTTGAGATTACTTACTAGATCTTTTCATTCCATGAAATAAAGTAGACTTCAGCTGTTGGCTGCTGGGGCGGGGAATGGATGAGTGACTGAGTGTGTTCTATAGGCATAGTATGCTTGAGGCTCCCTTATGTTAAGATCCTTGTACTTTTTGCTTTGGTCTTGATGTTTTACTCTTAACTGTAGATTTTCACCAAAGTTAAAAAATGTTAAACCACACAAACTGGTGTGTCGTTGCAGAAACTGGCAGGTACAAAGgttactttgtttttgtttgtttttgctttagcATGTCTGCTGCTAGGGAGGTAGAGGTGGTGTGGCTCCCATTATATAGCACATCCTATAAAATTTAATACTACAAGGAATCTTGAATGAATTGTACTTGTTTTTAGTGAAAGAATACTCGTTTgttaaaagattaataaaatactCTCATTGTAGGTTGTCCATTTgtaagcttattttttaaaaaacctagaaTATACTAGAATGCTCTGTATTAGCAGTGTTTgttaaaaatctcaaaaaaatttttttcttttttttttctggaaatgtCTATTGGCAGAAATTAGAGGAAACCATGAGATGTGAATAATCAGCAGCTAATTATTCAATTAGATTGTTGTAAGATAACTAGGCCTTTTGAGAGTCATTCACTGGTATCCTTGTGGTTTAGTTATTATGACTAGTATATTATTTCAAGTTGTCCGAAATGAGGTTACTATGTTACCAAGATTACCAAATTGGGCCTAAATGTACCAAAATAAGTTACTATGttaaccaaagaaaaatgttttgatttGGAATACAATTTAACACTTTCATAAATTTGAGAGTCTGATTTTAAGTAGCTTAGGAGAGAAATAACTAAAAATCTACAGACTGGAAGGCCTCAAGCCATGGTACATTCTGGTATGATTTGCTGCATTCTGGTTTATGGTTTAATGACATAGTCATGGGGTAATGGGATCTTGTCATATTTCTGGGCCTCCAAGTAAAATTCTATTCTAACAAAAATTATTGGGAATTAACTTGTTCAACCTTAAAAAATCCATTGCAATGTCAGACCAGTTGAAACTTAACCTTGCCTGATTTTGAATATCTTGGCAACTCTTTCTTGATCTACTCTtctgaaaagaacataaaatttcATATGTGGGTAGTGCAACGGTATTTCTCTTTGGTTATAGCAAAACTACATGTATAACAATTAATTTCAGAAGTGAGAGATAGTTTACAAACAATCCCTTAAGGCTTTTGATTGTTgacttataaaattaaaaaaaaaactcttggagCTATGCTATCACAAAATTCTAGCTCCTGGAGATCTAATCtaactcatttttcagatcagGAAACCGTCCTAGATGATGATTAAAAGTTAAACCCCAGTTGTGAATTATATTCTAGtgcatatttccattttagtcattAATGTTAAGGGCAAATGAAGTTGAACTTTATGGTAGTTAAGTACCTGCTCAAATGATTATAAAACAGCACTCTGCTCCTGGGAGTTATGGGCCTTTATTTGCTAAGGACAGTCCTTGGTCTAACTGCAGActtcaaaaatatttactaattgtgGTGTCAATACTATGTAAGAGCTGCATTTAGTCAGTATTGAAAAACCATTTGCATTTCCTTTTGTAATTTAGAGAGGCTTTTTCATGGGGCTTCTAAAGTGTTGTTGCTTTTTTCCTCATCAATTGGAGtacagtttaaaaaatttttcaatgATGCCTAAAACTTACTGAATTCTTtacattaaaaatacttttttaatttaattttttattttattaaaatacttcTATgctcaataaaaatgaaaacaggtGGTCTTTCAAAATTTTCCAATTAGAGCTacattgttttaaatttaatacagTCTCTTAGTAGAAAAAGCATTGAACTTAACTAGGAGACCAGAATTTCAGTCACCAGGGTTAGTGTCAACTACTAACTAATTACTATCTATGAGTCTAGATCAGTCACTTATCCTTGAAATAATTTATCAGTAAAATGGACAGGCAGAAAATATCctcattaaagaagaaaatatgtacactacaaatcctttttaaaaatatacatagttaTATTTGATGACACCTTGTAGTCTTAGGAAAATTTTCTACAATCTAATTGAAAAGAATTATAACCATTTTTTTGCTGATAATTTATAAACTAAAAGTTTCAACTTTAGATCTGGATTCCTAGATCACATGGCTTATATACTCATATAATAAATTACTAATGTGTGAAGggttctcttttcccctctctgcaCCCCAAATGGGATATCAGTTTCCAGTGGTATGTTTAAGTATAAGAAATGAgttatttaaaaaggaatttcCGATGTTCTAATAGCTGTGTTCTTTAATGTTTAGAAGATCTAAGTGCAGCAATGAGCAGCAACGAGTGTTTCAAGTGTGGACGCTCTGGCCATTGGGCCCGAGAATGCCCTACTGGAGGAGGCCGTGGCCGAGGAATGCGGAGCCGTGGAAGAGGTGGTTTTACCTCAGCGAGAGGTATTTTTGTTggaaaaaattttgaaatttcaAAACCTGCAATTACCAAGATTGGTCTAATCTCCCAACTCTTTGTTTCCCATCTATAATAGGTTTCCagtttgtttcttcatctcttccagaCATCTGTTACCGTTGTGGTGAGTCTGGTCATCTTGCCAAGGATTGTGATCTTCAGGAGGATGGTAAGTATTTAacacttccttttttcccccttctctgcaGAGCGGTAAGCATAAAAAGAGCCCTGACTTAGAACTTTTGTGTAGTATGTTATATGAAATGCATCTTCAGTTTATCAAGGTTTTATAGTCTTGGTCTGCTTCTTTTCCTTATTGTTGAAGCCTGCTATAACTGCGGTAGAGGTGGCCACATTGCCAAGGACTGCAAGGAACCGAAGCGAGAGAGAGAGCAATGCTGCTACAACTGTGGCAAGCCCGGCCACTTGGCTCGAGACTGCGACCATGCAGATGAGCAGAAGTGCTATTCATGTGGAGAGTTTGGGCACATTCAGAAAGATTGCACCAAAGTGAAATGCTATAGGTAAGGATGGACAGCAACCACTAACATGAATGGAGTACTTTAGATTAGGACTTAAACACTTGCACCTCAAAGGTGACCAGGTGAGATGCTGGCATTGTTGTTAGAGTGCTCTTGTGGCATGTGACCTGAACTTTTGGGGGCAAAAGGAAAACTTGTGCAGCAACAAAATTAGTACTTACTGATTTTATGAGAAGAGTTGTTTAAAATGATAATCCAAAAGTATCTCTAACCAGATTTTATTTTGATGAGTACCATTTGTTAAGTACTTTGATACGTCCTATAGCTGTTTTCCTTAAAATATGGGTCACAAGGTTTGCTTGCTTCAAGATCATCAGCACCTTTTTTATCAGCATCTAATTTTGACATTGAGGAAAGAGTGAAATGAAAATAGTGGACTAGTGAGGCATCTGcaaactcttctttttcttcaactataaatttTATCCTGAGAGAGTTGTTTTCATTCCTCCTTAGGAATTTCTCCATCTCAACATCTCCCTTAACCTAAATATCAGTTTATAATATCTCTCACTTTTTCtgacctcttctctcccccttccccccccccccccccccccaatagataTACTACTCCCTGTGTATAGGGTGtccaaaagtcttagttcagTTTTTGGCTTTGATAGCTTAAGCAACAGTAAGACATTTCAAGCTGCCCTGAAAATATGGGGGAGGGGATTGAGGAACAGtattcttgtgattttttttttaataaccctggGCAATaggtgttatccccattttacagatgagaaaaccgaggcagaAGTATAGTGACTTTCTTTGAGTGGCACGGGGTCTgaggcaaaaatattaaattccaGTCTCCCTGACTTCCAGGCCCAGTGTTTTATCTGCTGAACCACCGGCAAGAGATGATTTATTTAGGGCCAAATAAACTAGTgtctgaaataggatttgaatgtcTTAGAtctttctggattcaaatcttaacAGTGCCTTATCTACTATAGTATGCTCCCCTCAAATCATTTGGTTCCACTTTTGCCATAAAGAAACTAAGGGTTGGAGTTTGTGATTTGTTCAGTtataaaaccaggaaaacattgaagCCCTGGTTCCAAACTTAGTTTTTGGACTTccaatttcaattttcttttttgctgtgACTATGCTGTGTCTTCTGTGGATGTGAGGAAGGCTTTTATTGGTCTAATTTCAGAGATTTTTACTTAATTATGCATTGTCTAATGTGTATTTACTATTAGAAATTTGTGGTCAACAGTTAATTAAAACCTACCTTAAATCAGGAGGGGAATTTTGCTGATTTAGCCAATTTAGTGTCATAATATGTGGGTGTTGGAGCTGTGTAATGCTGGGGTGTATATGTTCTTTGATAAAGGTCATTCTCCTGATAATTGTTGATTTAGTGTTTGTTatggaaggaaatattttaaagtacttagtTACTGCCTTCTGAAGTTGTGGGTGAAGAGGTGAAACTTTCATTTAATTGAAAGTCTCTTGTTTTTTGGGTAAAACAGAGTAATAGGGAATTCCTGGGTTTTGGTATTTAAGAGAACCATTCAAGTAGCATGTTCTTAAATTACATGGTAGTACTTTGACTTCAGTTTAAGGCCAAAATATCTTCTGGTTTAGATTGGCTAGAACATTAACGTGCATTTGAATTAGGTTGGGGGGGGAGTCAGGACTTTATACTGAAGTATTTTGTAAAACTTGTGAGAACTGGTGTCCATATATTCTATAGGAATCTGTTTTAGAGTCTGATCTGGTTTCATAACTGGTAAAAAGGGAAACCTGGTgatgatgaaaattaaattaagaataaaGTATATATGAGAGAAACTATCCCCAAACAAACAAGAACTTGGATTTTATTAGGTAAGTAGTAAAAGTGAGGATATACTCAGGTGTGTGGTATGTTTTAGTTCTGTTCCTAGTCGATCTAAGTTTTTATTGAAGCAGTTTTCTTGGAGGAAGTAGTGAGATGCTTCATCCCCATTTTCAGCTCTTTATGTAGGTGTCAACTCAACAAAAAGGCTATTTCTTAATGCAGTTTTTAATGTAGGGGAAAACCAATGAAATTTCAGGTTGTAGTGGAATTGTAAGTCTTTGACAAAGAGTTGTGCTGTTACACTGTTGACTAAGCATTCTTAAATTGGTTTTCTCGGGTCTCCTTGATTCTTAAAGGAATTTAATGTGTAAGCTTTGCTAACTCAAAAAAAATCGCTTTTCAGAAATGTTAACATATCATTTTGTGAGACTATCAGAAGATACTCTTTCTACTTTGTCACAACATATACAGTTAGAGCTAAATGGGCACTAGATGTATGACAAAATCTGGGCCCGTAGTGTGGATTTGATTTTGGTTGATTTCAGAGTGAATTCTAAATGAACTAGACATCACAGCTTGAGTAGAATAATAGCGTAACTTATTTTCATCCTTATAAAGTTTCCTCCCTTGGTTGTGTGATTAGTGTGATACTGTCTTGTCTCAAAGAACTAGTAGTGT
The window above is part of the Monodelphis domestica isolate mMonDom1 chromosome 7, mMonDom1.pri, whole genome shotgun sequence genome. Proteins encoded here:
- the CNBP gene encoding CCHC-type zinc finger nucleic acid binding protein isoform X2, with the protein product MSSNECFKCGRSGHWARECPTGGGRGRGMRSRGRGGFTSARGFQFVSSSLPDICYRCGESGHLAKDCDLQEDACYNCGRGGHIAKDCKEPKREREQCCYNCGKPGHLARDCDHADEQKCYSCGEFGHIQKDCTKVKCYRCGETGHVAINCSKTSEVNCYRCGESGHLARECTIEATA
- the CNBP gene encoding CCHC-type zinc finger nucleic acid binding protein isoform X3 codes for the protein MSSNECFKCGRSGHWARECPTGGGRGRGMRSRGRGFQFVSSSLPDICYRCGESGHLAKDCDLQEDEACYNCGRGGHIAKDCKEPKREREQCCYNCGKPGHLARDCDHADEQKCYSCGEFGHIQKDCTKVKCYRCGETGHVAINCSKTSEVNCYRCGESGHLARECTIEATA
- the CNBP gene encoding CCHC-type zinc finger nucleic acid binding protein isoform X4, producing MSSNECFKCGRSGHWARECPTGGGRGRGMRSRGRGFQFVSSSLPDICYRCGESGHLAKDCDLQEDACYNCGRGGHIAKDCKEPKREREQCCYNCGKPGHLARDCDHADEQKCYSCGEFGHIQKDCTKVKCYRCGETGHVAINCSKTSEVNCYRCGESGHLARECTIEATA
- the CNBP gene encoding CCHC-type zinc finger nucleic acid binding protein isoform X1; amino-acid sequence: MSSNECFKCGRSGHWARECPTGGGRGRGMRSRGRGGFTSARGFQFVSSSLPDICYRCGESGHLAKDCDLQEDEACYNCGRGGHIAKDCKEPKREREQCCYNCGKPGHLARDCDHADEQKCYSCGEFGHIQKDCTKVKCYRCGETGHVAINCSKTSEVNCYRCGESGHLARECTIEATA